One window of Parambassis ranga chromosome 3, fParRan2.1, whole genome shotgun sequence genomic DNA carries:
- the baz2ba gene encoding bromodomain adjacent to zinc finger domain protein 2B isoform X8: MESGERLASPAPTLSAARTSSPAASSSSSSSSSSPAPHSKSSLAPNPSALGSTLSTSGRLFGTAGEQPFIGSTLSSAFPLVNHPAFGALYTAGAGRPEFGGLGSLGMSAALAAHPQLGALSGVNGAVNGSGVCPPTTQSGSFSASPAPVQASTKPTKNSEPSNIQRSSPPGDVMEKLIQKPKEKKPRKKPTDTSLASESGSSSDSSSDGSLSSDLEDLAEDDEDDDDDDDDEEEEDKQSELSDSEKRAKRKTKVLPPSTGTSKTDRPLSGEAQNKKDTQKVSSTSPTLVPLPSSASPPALSQSSPLVPHRSRTEGQQHFSVIQSTGLAANSKPLPLLTQPHRESSPSSSPIALTTSPKAISSTASPKPPKLFPSSSPQHLPLSLCSSPKPLSVPSPPRSTLPLCTSPKPFGLTSSLTSSKKSSLKPPKHAVAGTAKSNKRKLLEDSLAQINEFRLKQNLMSQGQTFPSELKKQRNKSPRRTSLSSSPLPPVPPPPPQNNHSNLFLSSALLGLPEPHHPNGVIQSTTQDTPLALITKPRKDSASQGKSPQRDSDAGSMPVNLSTGASRTQAATQAGLLSQPPTTSPHATGHGSRKNKTPKGKGQTPGLGQGQADPLAAWKGFSQNHLVQSLVDLFRGGESGIGIPGVSIPGVGVPGVGIPGTCNPTAGLPAHKESDDSGDDDDDEDDDLEEEEEDEEESDDSLSESDSNSDSDISGKKVKELKLLPSGSSKEMTPLRLTKGPELLNTSTNHTTTSCSPLNLQVIKTPTVATSSSALAYHSSPGSSSYSLASPLGLGKRKRVMDEKELMIPLELGWRRETRIKSVAGRPQGEVAYYAPCSKKLRQYPDVMKYLSRNGISGITRDNFSFSAKIRVGDFYEAREGPQGLQWSLLKDEDVIPRILAMEGRRGRPPNSERQLAGEGANGNRRRKGRPPNVGDPLVPEGPSPSEVKLLRKLEAQEIARQAAQMKLMRKLEKQALARAAKEARKQQAIMAAEERRKQKEQIKIRKQQEKIKRIQQIRMEKELRAQQILEAKRKKKEEAANAKILEAEKRIKEKELRRQQAEILKHQELERHRLDMVWERERRRQHVMLMKAVEARKKAEERERLRQEKRDEKRLNKERKLEQRRLELEIARELKKPNEDMCLSDHKALPEFSRIPGLILPGRAVSDCLMLMQFLRGFGKVLGLDLNSDVPTLGMLQEGLLNVGDSMGQVQDLLVKLLSLAVCDPGLPPGQKTKTMLGDHLTNVGINRDNVSEVLQMYMGAHCANTELAPLAFSLKTKAFQAHTPVQKASILGFLANELACSKAVISEIDKNLDQMANMRKDKIIMEGKLKKLRTIYAKRTGKREASMGLEENQSVGTPSSAAKRKRKLGADSEDDDDDDDDSDDPAEEDDDEEEEEMKKVKKVETYDEDEVDQATSVEELEKQIEKLAKQHHQIRRKLFEISHSLRSMMYGQDRYRRRYWVLPHCGGVFIEAMESGEAPEELEEERQRRRRAAEEVKVKEEPQEIELEKEKPIGPDKKRVRTQGLEQQTDEEKEHEGKKNSPNLFYQQPGCESTLCTLRDINKDVSNESVKAENKESPHIRQNGSPLGTPTTMTTVTPSSPARNTPEPATATTPSMATTYDTTNIAPPASTSLSVPCLTAPRESPGNTPPASSPAPSPHLAFQANDQLLRVLTERSGHWFSLLPRNPCDLSSITTTPPGAPRVSPQASSTPGRARSPPPSPALPLTPSAASASASPLSTLQVKSGSSLLGVSFGSWPSGVLSPSLPMCSSPTPIPGHSLEGNTAASVSSKSESPLPGIEKPSSMPSPALEMPKSLDHATPRPIPEEMLAGWWRVSDIEELRALVNALHSRGIREKGLQRQMQKYMEIIPQVCTKHKDVAMIELHELEESQVSVESVRGWCVEEQAMEMDIAVLQQVEELERKVTAASLQVKGWTYPDPQSEREDLVYYEHKPPTKSTPASADKDSKDSKEHPEERGEKGGVMRHPDNPLDIAVTRLADLERNIERRYLRSPLGTTIQIRLDNVGTVTVPAPAPSTSADREGGEEEVAPGMKMWRKALSEVRSAAQLAMCIQQLQKSIAWERSIMKVYCQMCKKGDNEDLLLLCDGCDKGCHTYCHKPKITSIPEGDWYCPACISKASGPSLKSKKPPAKPVASSGGGSKKGGEAKKNGKQAGNGEVSEDDLASASSTPKKGAKDTSRKRKAEESSPALTAANQESPVCVKRAKTARDNNRDLGLCRVLLAELERHQDAWPFLTPVNLKTVPGYRKVIKKPMDFSTIREKLVSSQYQNLETFIIDVNLVFDNCEKFNEDNSDIGRAGHNMRKFFEKRWTELLKQTN; this comes from the exons ATGGAGTCTGGAGAGCGGCTGGCCTCCCCTGCGCCCACCCTGTCTGCTGCTCGCACCTCCTCCCCTgcggcctcttcctcctcttcctcctcttcgtcaTCGCCTGCTCCCCACTCTAAGAGCAGCCTGGCCCCGAACCCCTCAGCACTGGGATCTACCCTCAGCACCTCTG GCCGCCTGTTTGgaacagcaggagagcagcCCTTCATTGGCTCCACATTGTCAAGTGCCTTCCCTCTGGTCAACCACCCAGCCTTTGGTGCCCTCTACACTGCCGGAGCAGGCAGGCCTGAGTTTGGGGGCCTGGGCTCCCTGGGCATGTCAGCTGCTTTGGCTGCCCACCCCCAGCTAGGTGCCCTTTCTG GGGTGAATGGTGCAGTCAATGGCAGTGGGGTCTGTCCTCCCACCACACAATCAGGGAGCTTTTCTGCAAGTCCAGCTCCTGTTCAGGCATCCACCAAGCCAACCAAAAATTCAGAGCCCTCTAATATTCAACGTAGCAGCCCTCCAGGAGATGTGATGGAAAAGTTGATTCAGAAACCGAAAGAGAAG AAGCCACGAAAGAAGCCCACAGACACTTCTTTGGCAAGTGAATCAGGCTCATCTTCAGACAGCTCGAGTGATGGCTCCCTCAGCAGTGATCTGGAAGACCTAgcagaggatgatgaagatgacgatgatgatgatgatgacgaggaagaggaggacaaacAGAGTGAATTATCAGACTCTGAGAAGAGGGCtaagaggaaaacaaag GTTTTGCCACCAAGCACTGGGACTTCAAAGACTGATAGGCCTCTCTCTGGGGAGGCCCAGAACAAGAAAGACACCCAGAAagtctcctccacctctccaaCCCTGGTGCCCTTACCTAGCTCTGCCTCCCCACCTGCCTTGTCCCAAAGCTCACCACTGGTCCCACACAGGTCCCGGACTGAGGGGCAACAACACTTTAGTGTGATCCAGTCCACTGGCTTGGCTGCCAACTCAAAGCCCCTGCCACTCCTCACTCAGCCCCATAGGGAGTCATCACCATCTTCCTCCCCCATCGCTCTCACCACATCTCCAAAGGCAATCTCCAGCACTGCCTCTCCAAAACCTCCTAAActgtttccctcctcctctccacagcacctgcccctctccctctgctcctcccctaagcctctctctgtcccttctCCGCCCCGCTCGACTCTCCCACTGTGTACCTCCCCAAAACCATTTGGTTTGACCTCATCTTTAACAAGCTCCAAGAAGTCCTCACTGAAGCCACCAAAGCACGCTGTTGCTGGCACCGCCAAATCCAACAAAAGGAAACTGCTGGAAGATTCACTTGCGCAGATCAATGAGTTCAGGCTGAAACAG AATCTCATGTCCCAAGGGCAGACGTTCCCATCTGAGCTAAAGAAGCAGCGAAACAAATCTCCCAGGAGGACATCTCTGTCTTCATCACCATTGCCACCGGTTCCGCCTCCTCCCCCCCAGAACAATCACTCCAACCTCTTCCTGTCGAGTGCCCTGCTGGGGCTCCCTGAACCCCATCACCCAAATGGAGTCATCCAAAGCACCACTCAGGACACACCTTTGGCCCTCATCACCAAACCTCGCAAAGACTCTGCCTCTCAAGGCAAGTCCCCTCAGCGCGATTCTGATGCTGGGTCGATGCCTGTCAATCTGAGCACAGGGGCAAGTAGGACCCAAGCAGCCACCCAGGCTGGGCTTCTGTCACAGCCCCCCACTACCTCACCCCATGCCACGGGCCATGGTTCCAGAAAGAACAAGACCCCCAAGGGTAAGGGACAAACACCAGGGCTGGGACAGGGACAAGCAGACCCTTTAGCTGCCTGGAAGGGCTTCTCTCAGAACCATCTGGTACAGTCTTTAGTAGATTTGTTTCGAGGAGGGGAGTCTGGGATTGGGATTCCTGGAGTTAGTATCCCTGGCGTTGGAGTTCCTGGAGTCGGAATCCCTGGGACTTGTAACCCCACAGCCGGTCTGCCTGCTCACAAGGAATCTGATGACTCAGgggatgatgacgatgatgaggatgacgacctggaggaggaggaggaggatgaagaggaatcAGATGATAGTCTGTCAG AGTCTGACAGCAACTCAGACAGTGACATCTCTGGAAAGAAAGTGAAGGAGTTAAAGCTGCTGCCATCTGGATCATCTAAGGAGATGACCCCCCTCAGGCTAACCAAAGGCCCAGAACTACTGAACACCTCAACCAATCACACCACCACCAGCTGCTCCCCTCTCAACCTACAGGTCATCAAGACGCCCACCGTTGCCACCAGCTCCAGTGCCTTGGCCTATCACAGCTCCCCAGGCTCTTCCTCCTATAGCCTAGCTTCTCCTTTAG GCttagggaagaggaagagagtgatGGATGAGAAAGAGTTGATGATACCTCTGGAGTTGGG GTGGCGGAGAGAAACAAGAATCAAATCGGTGGCTGGACGGCCACAGGGCGAGGTGGCCTACTATGCCCCATGTAGCAAGAAACTGAGGCAGTACCCAGATGTGATGAAG TATCTATCCAGAAATGGAATAAGTGGCATCACGCGTGATAATTTTAGCTTCAGTGCAAAGATAAGGGTTGGTGACTTCTATGAAGCCAGAGAAGGACCCCAG GGTTTACAGTGGAGCCTGTTGAAGGATGAGGACGTCATTCCTCGTATTTTGGCGATGGAAGGTCGAAGGGGTCGTCCCCCTAATTCAGAGCGTCAGTTAGCGGGTGAAGGCGCCAATGGTAACCGACGGAGGAAGGGACGACCCCCTAATGTAGGCGATCCACTGGTGCCTGAGGGCCCCAGCCCCAGTGAGGTCAAACTACTGCGCAAACTAGAGGCTCAAG AAATAGCCCGACAGGCTGCCCAGATGAAACTGATGAGAAAACTGGAAAAGCAGGCACTGGCGCGTGCAGCCAAAGAAGCTCGAAAACAGCAAG CTATCATGGCAGCAGAGGAGCGAAGGAAGCAGAAAGAGCAGATCAAGATTCGGAAGCAGCAG gaAAAGATCAAGCGCATTCAGCAGATTCGGATGGAGAAGGAACTCAGAGCGCAGCAAATTTTAGAG GCCAAacggaaaaagaaggaagaagctGCCAATGCCAAAATATTGGAGGCTGAAAAACGGATAAAG GAGAAAGAGTTAAGAAGACAGCAGGCGGAGATTCTCAAACACCAG GAGTTGGAGAGGCATAGACTAGATATGGTATGg gagagagaaaggaggaggcaACATGTAATGCTGATGAAGGCTGTTGAGGCCCGCAAGAAGGCGGAG GAGCGTGAACGCTTGCGGCAGGAGAAAAGGGATGAGAAGCGCTTGAACAAAGAGCGTAAACTGGAGCAACGGAGGCTGGAACTGGAGATAGCTagagaactgaagaagccaaaTGAAGACATGTGTCTCTCTGATCACAAG GCTCTTCCTGAGTTCTCCCGCATCCCTGGACTGATTCTTCCGGGGCGTGCTGTGTCCGACTGCCTGATGCTGATGCAGTTCTTGCGAGGTTTCGGGAAAGTGTTGGGACTTGATCTGAACTCTGATGTGCCCACCCTGGGAATGCTACAGGAGGGCCTGCTCAATGTGGGGGACAGCATGGGCCAAGTTCAAGATCTTCTGGTCAAGCTGCTTTCTCTGGCAGTCTGTGATCCCGGTTTGCCTCCTGGACAAAAG aCTAAAACCATGCTGGGAGATCACCTGACCAACGTTGGCATCAACAGGGATAATGTCTCTGAGGTGCTACAGATGTACATGGGAGCCCATTGTGCCAATACAGAACTGGCTCCTCTGGCCTTCAGTCTGAAGACCAAGGCCTTCCAGGCTCATACGCCTGTCCAGAAGGCCTCAATTCTGGGCTTCTTGGCTAATGAGCTGGCTTGCAGCAAAGCTGTCATAAG CGAAATTGACAAGAACCTGGATCAGATGGCAAACATGAGGAAAGATAAGATAATTATGGAGGGCAAATTAAAGAA GCTGAGGACTATATATGCCAAACGAACTGGGAAGAGGGAGGCCAGTATGGGTCTGGAAGAGAACCAGTCTGTTGGCACTCCATCCTCAGCTGCCAAACGCAAAAGAAAGCTAGGTGCAGacagtgaagatgatgatgacgacgatgaCGACAGTGATGATCcagcagaggaggatgatgatgaggaagaggaagaaatgaAGAAGGTTAAAAAAGTGGAGACATAtgatgag GATGAAGTTGACCAAGCCACCAGTGTTGAGGAACTGGAGAAGCAAATAGAGAAATTAGCCAAG CAACATCATCAGATCAGACGGAAGCTGTTTGAGATATCCCATTCTCTGCGCTCAATGATGTATGGACAGGACCGCTACCGCCGCCGGTACTGGGTACTGCCACACTGTGGTGGGGTCTTCATCGAAGCTATGGAGAGTGGAGAAG CACcagaggaactggaggaggAGCGACAgcggaggaggagagcagctgaAGAGGTCAAGGTCAAAGAGGAACCTCAGGAGATAGAATTGGAGAAGGAGAAACCCATCGGTCCTGATAAGAAGAGAGTTCGAACTCAAGGCTTGGAGCAACAGACAGATGAGGAAAAAGAGCACGAGGGAAAGAAGAACTCCCCGAACCTCTTTTACCAGCAGCCAGGCTGTGAATCCACACTGTGCACACTCCGAGACATCAACAAGGACGTTAGCAATGAATCTGTGAAGGCAGAGAACAAGGAGAGTCCCCATATAAGACAAAACGGCAGCCCCCTGGGCACTCCTACTACCATGACCACAGTAACACCATCCTCCCCCGCTCGCAATACTCCTGAGCCGGCAACAGCAACAACTCCCTCCATGGCGACAACTTATGACACAACAAACATTGCTCCCCCAGCTTCGACCTCTTTATCCGTCCCATGTCTGACAGCTCCGCGTGAAAGCCCAGGGAACACTCCTCCAGCCTCATCACCTGCTCCTTCTCCACACCTCGCATTCCAAGCCAATGACCAACTGCTCAGAGTCCTGACAGAGCGGAGTGGGCACTGGTTCAGTCTGCTCCCTCGCAACCCCTGTGACCTCTCTTCCATCACTACGACTCCTCCAGGAGCGCCTCGTGTGTCTCCCCAGGCATCCTCCACCCCAGGCAGGGCCAGATCCCCACCTCCGTCCCCTGCTCTCCCTCTTACTCCTTCTGCTGCCTCAGCCTCTGCCAGCCCACTCTCCACCCTGCAG GTGAAGTCTGGAAGTTCATTGCTAGGAGTTTCTTTTGGAAGCTGGCCCAGTGGTGTGCTAAGTCCCAGCCTGCCTATGTGCAGCAGCCCCACCCCCATTCCAGGCCACTCTCTAGAGGGCAACACAGCAGCAAGTGTCTCCAGTAAGAGTGAGTCACCTTTACCTGGCATTGAGAAACCTTCCTCAATGCCCTCTCCTGCCTTGGAGATGCCCAAATCTCTTGACCACGCCACACCTCGGCCGATCCCAGAGG AGATGCTGGCAGGTTGGTGGCGGGTGTCTGACATCGAAGAGCTGAGGGCTCTAGTCAATGCCCTCCACAGCCGAGGAATCAGAGAGAAGGGCCTTCAGAGGCAAATGCAGAAATACATGGAGATCATCCCGCAGGTCTGCACCAAACACAAAGACG TGGCCATGATCGAGCTCCATGAGCTAGAGGAGAGTCAGGTCAGTGTGGAGTCGGTCCGGGGCTggtgtgtggaggagcaggCAATGGAAATGGACATTGCAGTGCTGCAGCAGGTGGAAGAACTGGAGAGGAAGGTCACTGCAGCCAGCCTGCAGGTCAAG GGATGGACATATCCAGACCCTCAGTCCGAGCGGGAGGACCTGGTGTATTACGAGCACAAGCCCCCCACCAAATCAACGCCAGCATCAGCAGACAAGGATTCTAAGGACTCCAAAGAGCACCCAGAAGAGCGGGGGGAGAAGGGCGGGGTGATGCGTCACCCGGACAACCCGCTGGACATAGCAGTGACACGTCTGGCCGATCTGGAGCGCAACATCGAGAGAAGGTACCTGAGGAGCCCCTTAGGTACCACCATTCAGATCAGGCTGGATAATGTGGGTACGGTCACTGTCCCTGCCCCCGCCCCATCCACTAGTGCTGACAGGGAAGG TGGCGAGGAGGAGGTCGCCCCCGGCATGAAGATGTGGAGGAAGGCCCTGAGTGAGGTGCGCAGTGCCGCCCAGTTGGCCATGTGTATCCAGCAGCTTCAGAAGTCTATCGCCTGGGAGAGGTCCATCATGAAAGTG TACTGTCAGATGTGCAAAAAGGGAGATAATGAGGACCTCCTTCTGCTCTGTGATGGCTGTGACAAAGGCTGCCATACTTACTGTCACAAACCCAAGATCACCAGCATCCCAGAAGGAGACTGGTACTGCCCGGCCTGCATATCCAAG GCGAGTGGTCCCTCCCTGAAAAGCAAAAAGCCTCCAGCCAAACCAGTAGCATCTAGTGGAGGGGGCAGCAAGAAAGGCGGAGAGGCCAAGAAGAACGGGAAGCAGGCGGGCAATGGCGAAGTGTCGGAGGACGACTTGGCCAGCGCCAGCAGCACGCCCAAGAAAGGAGCAAAAGACACCAGCAGGAAGCGGAAGGCAGAGGAGAGCTCACCTGCTCtgacagcagccaatcaggagagccctgtgtgtgtgaagcggGCCAAGACAGCTCGAGACAACAACAGGGATCTGGGATTATGCAG AGTGCTTCTTGCTGAGCTGGAGCGGCATCAGGATGCATGGCCTTTCCTCACACCTGTCAACCTGAAAACAGTCCCTGGGTACAGGAAGGTCATCAAGAAACCGATGGACTTCTCCACCATACGTGAGAAGCTTGTGAGCAGCCA gtATCAAAACCTGGAGACTTTCATCATTGATGTCAACTTGGTCTTTGATAACTGTGAAAAATTCAATGAAGACAATTCAGACATCGGCCGGGCTGGTCATAACATGAGGAAGTTCTTTGAGAAGCGCTGGACTGAGcttctgaaacaaacaaactaa